In Sebaldella termitidis ATCC 33386, one DNA window encodes the following:
- a CDS encoding diacylglycerol kinase: MKKFRFFKKYQDLDWDIKKERERDRKIIDSFNFAIEGTIETIRHEKHMKVHVFVSIVIITIAILTNISKLELMVLALTISLVLITELINTSVEAIVDLISPERHVLAKLAKDVAAAGVLISAINAIIVGYLIFYDRILNIFNTNLQMTRIAARTGNIVAITLGLICLIVVTLKAFWGKGTPLEGGMPSGHSAIAFSIFAMILFLTSDIRILLLGLLMALLVAQSRVKSKIHSFKEVFVGGAIGFLTTFLIFSIISAFGGLYN; encoded by the coding sequence TTGAAAAAATTTAGATTTTTTAAAAAATATCAGGATTTGGACTGGGACATAAAAAAGGAAAGAGAAAGAGACCGAAAGATAATAGACAGCTTTAATTTCGCCATAGAGGGTACAATAGAAACGATAAGACATGAAAAACATATGAAAGTTCATGTTTTTGTATCTATTGTGATAATCACCATAGCGATACTGACTAATATCAGCAAACTGGAGTTGATGGTTCTGGCACTGACTATTTCCCTTGTTCTTATAACCGAGCTTATAAATACATCAGTAGAGGCAATAGTAGATCTAATATCCCCTGAAAGGCATGTTCTTGCCAAGCTGGCAAAGGACGTAGCTGCAGCCGGGGTTTTGATATCAGCAATAAATGCAATAATAGTAGGATATCTGATTTTTTATGACAGAATTCTGAATATATTCAATACCAATCTTCAGATGACCAGAATAGCAGCAAGAACCGGTAATATAGTAGCGATAACTTTGGGGCTTATATGTCTTATTGTTGTCACTCTTAAGGCATTCTGGGGAAAAGGAACACCGCTGGAAGGCGGAATGCCCAGCGGACACAGTGCTATTGCATTCTCTATTTTTGCGATGATTTTATTTCTTACGAGTGATATAAGAATATTGCTTCTCGGATTATTAATGGCACTTTTAGTGGCACAGAGCAGGGTAAAATCAAAAATACACAGTTTTAAAGAAGTATTTGTGGGAGGGGCAATAGGTTTTCTGACGACCTTTTTGATCTTTTCCATAATATCAGCATTTGGAGGCTTATATAATTAA
- a CDS encoding manganese-dependent inorganic pyrophosphatase, translating to MSKEILVLGHKNPDTDSICSAIAYSALKNKTGANTIPVRLGEISKETEYVLEYFNMEKPKLQTNISGESVILVDHNERTQTADGFEEAKILELVDHHRISNFHTDEPLKVRMDIVGCTSTLVFELYKEAGLTPEKNIAGLMLSAIVSDTLLFKSPTCTERDVKAAEELAVISETNLEKYGLDMLIAGTNLDDKTNEELLNMDMKVFEIDSLKLAVAQVSTVDIEKLLTKKAELEKSIDDFISKEKLDIFMFVITDILNNNSVALAAGKRADIAEKAFEQTMNNGILTLNGVVSRKKQIIPPLTKAVQN from the coding sequence ATGTCAAAAGAAATATTGGTATTAGGACACAAAAACCCTGATACAGATAGTATATGTTCGGCAATAGCCTATTCGGCTTTAAAAAATAAAACAGGAGCTAATACAATACCTGTAAGGCTTGGGGAAATCAGTAAGGAAACTGAATATGTCCTGGAATATTTTAATATGGAAAAACCAAAATTACAGACAAATATAAGCGGAGAAAGCGTAATACTGGTAGATCATAATGAAAGAACACAAACAGCAGACGGTTTTGAGGAAGCAAAAATACTGGAGCTGGTAGACCATCACAGAATATCGAATTTTCATACAGATGAGCCGTTAAAGGTAAGAATGGATATAGTAGGATGTACATCTACACTGGTTTTCGAGCTGTATAAAGAAGCAGGACTCACTCCTGAAAAGAATATAGCGGGACTAATGCTGAGCGCTATAGTATCTGATACTCTTTTATTTAAGTCACCTACATGTACAGAAAGAGATGTAAAGGCCGCAGAGGAGCTGGCTGTTATATCTGAAACAAATCTTGAAAAATATGGTCTGGACATGCTTATAGCAGGGACAAATCTTGATGATAAAACTAATGAAGAGCTTCTTAATATGGATATGAAAGTATTTGAGATTGATTCTCTTAAACTGGCTGTTGCACAGGTAAGTACTGTGGATATTGAAAAGCTGCTTACAAAAAAAGCAGAACTGGAAAAATCAATAGATGATTTTATTTCAAAAGAAAAGCTTGATATATTCATGTTTGTAATTACTGATATACTGAATAATAACTCTGTTGCATTAGCAGCTGGTAAGAGAGCAGATATTGCAGAAAAAGCTTTTGAACAGACTATGAATAATGGAATTCTTACACTGAACGGTGTAGTCTCAAGAAAAAAACAGATTATTCCGCCGTTAACTAAAGCAGTACAAAATTAA
- a CDS encoding hydroxymethylglutaryl-CoA reductase → MGIGKLNFKNTVSNVFKKFTFEEIEKRLSKKDGIKYEDIKFGYDSGSFAERLKLLNLTEDQEKIITGGNSTEDLETYGLSIENYIGTAKIPVGVAGPIIINGSYAQGKFYVPMATTEAAMLASYTRGSQLISEVGGCSAFVLSEGVSRCPCFLFKNMLEVGKFLLWLSENEEEVVSHAESTSRYARVRDMNVTVEGNRVYLNIIYTTGDASGQNMVTIATEKACEFIEKNSVIKPEKWYIEANMSGDKKASSQSFQSVRGKKVVCEVIIPKELLKKRLNVTAREMEKFYQVTQNGGIQSGVFGNQGHYANALAGIYIACGQDAACVSESSVGLTRFEALEDESLYASVTLPNLMVGTVGGGTGLPTQKIYLEVLGAYGTGNANKFAEIVAGMCLAGELSISAAICSNNFTRAHKIFSRIRNKKG, encoded by the coding sequence ATGGGAATAGGAAAACTGAATTTTAAGAATACGGTAAGTAATGTTTTCAAAAAATTTACTTTTGAAGAAATAGAGAAAAGATTAAGCAAAAAAGACGGAATAAAATATGAGGATATAAAATTCGGATATGATTCGGGCAGCTTTGCCGAAAGACTGAAGCTCCTGAACCTTACAGAGGATCAGGAAAAAATAATTACAGGCGGGAACAGCACCGAGGATCTTGAAACGTACGGATTAAGTATAGAAAATTATATTGGGACAGCCAAGATACCTGTAGGAGTGGCAGGACCTATAATTATAAACGGGAGCTATGCTCAGGGGAAATTTTATGTTCCCATGGCAACGACTGAAGCTGCAATGCTTGCTTCATATACCAGAGGAAGTCAGTTGATATCTGAGGTCGGCGGGTGCAGTGCATTTGTTCTGAGCGAGGGAGTATCAAGATGTCCGTGTTTTTTATTTAAAAATATGCTTGAAGTAGGAAAATTTCTGTTATGGCTTAGCGAGAACGAAGAAGAGGTAGTAAGTCATGCAGAAAGTACATCCAGATATGCAAGAGTAAGGGATATGAATGTTACAGTGGAAGGAAACAGAGTATATCTGAATATTATTTATACTACCGGAGATGCATCCGGACAAAATATGGTAACCATAGCCACTGAAAAGGCGTGTGAATTCATAGAAAAAAACAGCGTGATAAAACCGGAAAAATGGTATATAGAAGCGAATATGTCCGGGGATAAAAAGGCTTCCTCCCAGTCATTTCAGAGTGTACGCGGGAAAAAAGTAGTGTGCGAGGTAATAATTCCGAAGGAGCTTTTGAAAAAGAGATTAAATGTAACAGCAAGAGAGATGGAAAAATTTTATCAGGTAACGCAAAACGGAGGGATACAAAGCGGGGTATTTGGAAATCAGGGACACTATGCCAATGCTCTTGCGGGAATATATATTGCCTGCGGGCAGGATGCAGCATGTGTATCAGAGTCTTCTGTGGGACTTACCAGATTTGAGGCACTTGAAGATGAAAGTCTGTATGCTTCGGTTACACTGCCTAATCTTATGGTGGGTACAGTAGGAGGAGGTACAGGTCTTCCTACACAAAAAATTTATCTTGAAGTTCTCGGGGCTTATGGAACCGGGAATGCCAATAAATTTGCCGAGATAGTAGCAGGAATGTGTCTGGCGGGAGAATTGTCAATATCTGCTGCAATATGTTCAAATAATTTTACCAGAGCCCATAAAATTTTTTCAAGAATAAGGAATAAAAAGGGGTAA
- a CDS encoding UbiA family prenyltransferase, with product MTLKTLYIYQRERFPVLKNGLLILILSVSTLCFTRVLRNNYEFPSLEEAVIVFVIMFIFFLQLRIADEFKDFEEDMKYRAYRPVPRGLVSLKELRNMGIAGFFIQLALILLFNKDVLIIFFIVYLYILLMTKEFFVPEWLNKHQAVYMISHMIIMLLFHLFIIIYQLGVFPGKDSQLYIVLYLIIGFLNGMSAEIGRKIRAPEDEENGVVTYSKIWGINNSVFIFVFIQILSFVLCLITAVKTDSLFLTAVILGFLVILTVIKASGFIKISKNGKIFEILSGVWILAVYLVLGIIPLIKG from the coding sequence ATGACATTAAAAACATTGTACATATATCAGAGGGAAAGATTTCCCGTATTGAAAAACGGACTTTTGATATTAATTCTTTCTGTATCAACTTTATGTTTTACGAGGGTACTTCGGAATAATTACGAATTTCCTTCATTAGAGGAAGCTGTCATTGTATTTGTTATTATGTTTATATTTTTCTTACAGCTGAGAATAGCCGATGAATTTAAGGATTTTGAGGAGGATATGAAATACAGGGCGTACAGACCTGTTCCCAGAGGGCTTGTCAGCCTGAAAGAACTGAGAAATATGGGAATAGCAGGATTTTTTATTCAGCTGGCACTTATTTTGCTTTTTAATAAAGATGTGCTGATAATATTTTTTATAGTTTATCTGTATATTTTATTAATGACAAAAGAATTTTTTGTTCCCGAATGGCTGAATAAACATCAGGCAGTGTACATGATATCACATATGATAATAATGCTGTTATTTCATTTATTTATTATTATTTATCAGCTCGGGGTATTTCCGGGAAAAGACAGTCAGCTATATATTGTTTTATATCTGATTATTGGTTTTTTGAATGGAATGTCTGCTGAAATAGGAAGAAAGATAAGAGCTCCCGAGGACGAAGAGAACGGAGTAGTGACTTACAGTAAAATATGGGGAATTAATAATTCTGTATTCATATTTGTTTTTATTCAGATTTTGAGTTTTGTTTTATGCCTGATTACAGCTGTAAAAACTGATTCACTGTTTCTGACAGCAGTAATTTTGGGATTTTTGGTTATTTTAACAGTGATAAAGGCATCTGGATTTATAAAAATCAGTAAAAACGGGAAAATATTCGAAATACTTTCAGGAGTATGGATATTGGCTGTATATTTAGTTCTGGGAATAATTCCGTTGATAAAGGGGTAA